A section of the Subtercola frigoramans genome encodes:
- the ptsP gene encoding phosphoenolpyruvate--protein phosphotransferase: MPEPLPEPSNSPSGLTPGAEATRATAALAATATDIRVRAESAGGTAGDVLQAQAYMAEDPTLLEDVEARVLSGLTAERAVFEAFAGFRELLVGMGGYMAERATDLDDISQRTVALLQGVAAPGIPDPGHPFVLVARDLAPADTALLDLTTVLALVTSEGGPTSHTAILARDKAIVAVVGVAGADELRDGQVVIVDAATGTIVASASEDEVAAAHADLLERSTRTSALTGAGMMADGTLVPLLANLGSAAAAADAVAKGAEGVGLFRTEFLFLDQAEAPTVEAQQAEYTALLSAFAGRKVVVRALDAGADKPLSFLNDAAEENPALGLRGLRALRANEQILRDQLTALANAAAVTDADLWVMAPMVSTVEETRYFTALGRELGLQTLGVMVEVPSAALLADRILADADFASIGTNDLTQYTLAADRLLGSVAAFQDPWHPAVLRLVGEVGRAGAALGKPVGVCGEAAADPLLAVVLVGLGVTSLSMSPAALADVRGELALYSLEQAQQFAAVALAANSAFEAKAAVVEALSDSPTHPETPTHNEGARQ, encoded by the coding sequence ATGCCCGAACCCCTGCCTGAACCCTCGAATTCGCCGAGCGGGCTGACACCGGGCGCTGAAGCAACCCGAGCGACGGCGGCGCTCGCCGCCACCGCGACAGACATCCGCGTCAGGGCCGAGAGCGCCGGCGGCACCGCGGGTGATGTTCTCCAGGCTCAGGCGTACATGGCCGAAGACCCGACCCTCCTCGAGGATGTCGAGGCGCGGGTACTCAGTGGCCTGACGGCCGAACGTGCTGTCTTCGAAGCCTTCGCCGGATTTCGCGAACTCCTGGTGGGCATGGGCGGGTACATGGCCGAGCGGGCAACCGACCTCGACGACATCTCCCAGCGCACAGTGGCACTGCTGCAGGGAGTTGCAGCTCCTGGCATTCCCGACCCCGGGCATCCATTCGTGCTTGTTGCACGAGACCTCGCGCCAGCAGACACGGCTCTTCTCGACCTCACCACGGTTCTTGCGCTCGTGACAAGCGAGGGTGGGCCGACCTCCCACACGGCGATCCTTGCCAGGGACAAAGCCATCGTCGCGGTTGTGGGTGTGGCGGGCGCCGATGAACTCAGGGACGGCCAGGTGGTGATCGTCGACGCCGCGACCGGCACGATCGTCGCCTCAGCCAGCGAAGACGAGGTGGCAGCGGCGCACGCGGACCTCCTGGAGCGGAGCACTCGCACGTCGGCCCTCACCGGCGCCGGCATGATGGCAGACGGCACGCTGGTCCCGCTACTGGCCAATCTGGGTTCTGCGGCCGCAGCGGCCGACGCCGTTGCCAAGGGCGCGGAGGGCGTCGGGCTCTTCCGCACCGAGTTCCTCTTTCTCGACCAGGCCGAGGCTCCGACCGTCGAAGCGCAGCAGGCCGAGTACACAGCGCTGTTGTCCGCGTTCGCCGGTCGGAAGGTCGTCGTCCGCGCGCTCGACGCGGGCGCCGACAAGCCGTTGAGCTTTCTGAACGACGCTGCGGAGGAGAATCCCGCACTCGGACTGCGCGGCCTTCGGGCACTCAGGGCGAACGAGCAGATCCTGCGCGACCAGCTCACGGCACTGGCCAACGCGGCCGCCGTCACCGATGCCGATCTCTGGGTGATGGCCCCGATGGTCTCGACCGTCGAGGAGACCCGGTACTTCACCGCCCTCGGGCGTGAGCTCGGGCTCCAGACACTCGGCGTCATGGTCGAGGTTCCGTCTGCGGCGCTGCTGGCCGACCGGATTCTCGCCGACGCCGATTTTGCGAGCATCGGCACCAACGACCTCACCCAGTACACCCTCGCTGCAGATCGTCTGCTCGGGTCGGTCGCCGCCTTCCAGGATCCCTGGCACCCGGCCGTGCTCCGACTCGTCGGAGAAGTCGGCCGCGCTGGCGCAGCCCTCGGCAAGCCCGTCGGAGTCTGCGGTGAGGCGGCAGCCGACCCGCTGCTGGCCGTCGTGCTGGTCGGCCTCGGCGTGACGAGCCTATCGATGTCGCCGGCCGCCCTGGCCGATGTGCGGGGCGAACTCGCGCTCTACTCCCTCGAGCAGGCCCAGCAGTTCGCCGCGGTCGCGCTCGCGGCGAACTCGGCATTCGAAGCCAAGGCTGCTGTGGTCGAGGCGCTCTCAGATTCACCAACCCACCCTGAAACACCCACTCACAATGAAGGAGCACGGCAATGA
- a CDS encoding PTS mannitol transporter subunit IICB, with protein sequence MTTLSQPQTSGPGAATKPGGARVAVQRFGTFLSGMVMPNIAAFIAWGLITALFIKTGWLAQFGILVPVVGGFPNADGTENVGLVGPMITYLLPLLIANTGGRMIYSTRGGVVAVVATMGVIVGSPVPMFIGAMVMGPLAAWIMKQVDKVWANKIKPGFEMLVDNFSAGILGAILAIAGFFLVAPLITALSAALESAVNWLVSLSLLPLASILVEPGKVLFLNNAINHGVFTPLGVQQVAENGKSILFLIEANPGPGAGILLAFAIFGVGLAKASAPGAFIIQFFGGIHEIYFPYVLMKPMTIIAAILGGMTGVFVNVLFQTGLRAPASPGSIIAVLIQTAPDSYVGVILSVILSASVSFLVTAVILRATRKRDLANENAGDLSAAIAQTEANKGKSSSVLSHLQADGLANEDAALQAMAAQGGFESAEEVERIQEAQSLTAIHNIVFACDAGMGSSAMGASVLRNKIKKAGITDVTVVNKAISNLTDDIDLVITHQDLTARARQQSPSAEHVSVENFMSSPKYDEIVGLLQNQSHNQKA encoded by the coding sequence ATGACAACGTTGTCACAACCACAGACCAGCGGCCCAGGCGCTGCCACTAAGCCAGGGGGTGCCAGGGTCGCCGTCCAGCGATTCGGTACCTTCCTCAGCGGAATGGTCATGCCGAACATTGCCGCGTTCATCGCCTGGGGTCTCATCACGGCCCTGTTCATCAAGACCGGCTGGCTGGCGCAGTTCGGAATCCTGGTTCCCGTCGTCGGCGGGTTCCCCAATGCCGACGGCACGGAGAACGTCGGTCTGGTCGGCCCGATGATCACCTACCTGCTGCCCCTGCTCATTGCGAACACGGGTGGGCGGATGATCTACAGCACACGAGGCGGCGTCGTCGCCGTCGTCGCGACAATGGGTGTCATCGTGGGCAGCCCCGTTCCCATGTTCATCGGCGCAATGGTCATGGGCCCGCTGGCGGCCTGGATCATGAAGCAGGTCGACAAGGTCTGGGCGAACAAGATCAAGCCCGGGTTCGAGATGCTCGTCGACAACTTCTCGGCCGGTATTCTCGGCGCGATCCTCGCGATCGCCGGGTTCTTCCTGGTGGCTCCGCTGATCACCGCGCTGAGTGCTGCACTCGAGTCGGCTGTGAACTGGCTCGTCTCGCTCTCGCTGTTGCCGTTGGCGAGCATCCTGGTCGAGCCGGGCAAGGTGCTGTTCTTGAACAACGCGATCAACCACGGCGTCTTCACCCCGCTGGGCGTGCAGCAGGTGGCGGAGAACGGCAAGAGCATCCTCTTCCTGATCGAGGCGAACCCCGGCCCCGGTGCCGGAATCCTGCTGGCCTTCGCGATCTTCGGTGTCGGTCTTGCCAAGGCGAGTGCTCCCGGTGCGTTCATCATCCAGTTCTTCGGCGGGATCCACGAGATCTACTTCCCCTATGTTCTGATGAAGCCGATGACGATCATCGCGGCCATCCTCGGTGGCATGACGGGTGTCTTCGTCAACGTGCTGTTCCAGACCGGACTCAGGGCCCCCGCCTCACCCGGCAGCATCATCGCCGTGTTGATCCAGACCGCGCCCGACAGCTATGTCGGGGTCATCCTGTCGGTCATCCTCTCGGCTTCGGTGTCGTTCCTTGTGACCGCCGTCATTCTGCGCGCGACCCGCAAGCGCGACCTCGCGAACGAGAACGCCGGAGACCTGAGTGCGGCCATCGCGCAGACCGAGGCGAACAAGGGCAAATCGAGTTCTGTGTTGTCTCACCTGCAGGCCGACGGCCTGGCGAACGAAGACGCCGCCCTCCAGGCCATGGCCGCCCAGGGTGGGTTCGAGTCGGCCGAAGAGGTCGAGCGGATCCAGGAGGCGCAGAGCCTGACGGCGATTCACAACATCGTGTTCGCGTGCGACGCTGGAATGGGTTCGAGCGCGATGGGTGCATCGGTGCTGCGGAACAAGATCAAGAAGGCGGGCATCACTGACGTTACTGTGGTCAACAAGGCGATCAGCAACCTGACCGACGACATCGACCTGGTGATCACTCACCAGGATCTGACGGCGCGGGCCCGCCAGCAGTCGCCGAGTGCAGAACATGTCTCGGTCGAGAATTTCATGTCGAGCCCGAAGTACGACGAGATCGTCGGGCTTCTGCAGAACCAGAGTCACAACCAAAAGGCGTAA
- a CDS encoding PTS sugar transporter subunit IIA produces MSDTVLTLNSIKINGSATTKEEAIAEANDLLLAAGAVTNGYLESMLEREASVSTYMGNYLAIPHGTNEGKDAILASALSFVRYAKPIDWNGEEVRFVVGIAGKDGGHLDILSKIAIIFSDEDEVEKLLKAPSDEAVFALLADVNDD; encoded by the coding sequence ATGAGCGACACCGTACTCACCCTGAACTCGATCAAGATCAACGGCTCTGCCACCACCAAGGAAGAGGCGATCGCCGAGGCGAACGATCTCCTGCTTGCGGCGGGCGCCGTGACAAACGGGTACCTGGAGTCGATGCTCGAGCGTGAGGCTTCTGTCTCCACCTATATGGGCAACTACCTGGCTATACCACATGGCACGAACGAGGGCAAAGACGCGATTCTCGCCTCGGCGCTCTCGTTCGTGCGGTACGCCAAACCGATCGACTGGAACGGCGAAGAGGTGCGGTTCGTCGTCGGCATCGCCGGAAAAGACGGCGGTCATCTCGACATCCTGTCGAAGATCGCCATCATCTTCAGTGATGAAGACGAAGTCGAGAAGCTGTTGAAAGCACCCAGCGACGAAGCAGTCTTCGCGCTGCTCGCCGATGTGAACGACGACTAG
- a CDS encoding mannitol-1-phosphate 5-dehydrogenase produces the protein MKAVHFGAGNIGRGFVGLILHNAGYEVVFADVNAELIDTLAASSSYRVFEVGMAPKTWTVDNYRALNSASNTDAVVAEIATADIVTTAVGPSILRFIAPLIAQALVARAASLPPLQVMACENAINATDALREHVVSELGAEVFVGVSERAVFANTAVDRIVPAQVPHAGLDVTVEDFFEWAIESGPFGDSLPEIAEAHFVPDLAPFIERKLFTVNTGHAATAYLGYQAGLATIAEAITVPEIFAAVKAVLEETKVLLVAKHEFDEDVQEAYLEKNLARFANPYLPDTVERVGRAPLRKLSLNERFIGPAAQLAERGIVPFALLDAVRAALRFDFAGDPEAVRLQGILSVATAEEATAEITGLGPGHPLFASVVQVIESVQSNR, from the coding sequence GTGAAAGCCGTACATTTCGGGGCAGGCAACATCGGCCGGGGATTCGTCGGGCTGATCCTGCACAATGCCGGCTACGAGGTGGTGTTCGCCGATGTCAACGCCGAACTCATCGACACTCTGGCAGCATCGAGCAGCTACCGGGTCTTCGAGGTCGGCATGGCTCCCAAGACGTGGACGGTGGACAACTACCGCGCGCTGAACAGCGCGAGCAACACCGACGCCGTGGTTGCAGAGATAGCGACGGCCGATATCGTCACGACCGCGGTGGGGCCGAGCATCCTGCGCTTCATTGCGCCCCTCATCGCCCAGGCGCTCGTAGCCCGAGCCGCTTCGTTGCCGCCGCTTCAGGTCATGGCCTGTGAGAACGCCATCAACGCGACGGATGCCCTGCGGGAGCACGTCGTCTCCGAGCTCGGTGCCGAGGTTTTCGTCGGTGTCTCTGAGAGGGCTGTCTTCGCAAACACCGCCGTCGACCGCATCGTGCCGGCTCAGGTTCCCCACGCGGGCCTTGACGTCACCGTTGAAGACTTCTTCGAGTGGGCGATCGAGAGCGGGCCGTTCGGCGACAGCCTTCCCGAGATCGCCGAGGCGCACTTCGTACCCGATCTCGCCCCCTTCATCGAGCGCAAACTCTTCACCGTGAATACCGGTCATGCCGCGACGGCGTATCTCGGGTATCAAGCGGGATTGGCGACCATCGCTGAGGCGATCACTGTGCCCGAGATCTTCGCTGCGGTGAAAGCCGTGCTCGAGGAGACCAAGGTTCTCCTCGTTGCCAAGCACGAGTTCGACGAAGACGTGCAGGAGGCGTACCTCGAGAAGAATCTCGCCCGATTCGCGAACCCGTACCTGCCCGACACCGTCGAGAGGGTCGGCAGGGCGCCACTTCGCAAACTGAGTCTGAACGAGCGCTTCATCGGCCCGGCTGCGCAATTGGCCGAGCGCGGGATCGTTCCGTTTGCCCTGCTCGATGCCGTTCGGGCAGCGCTGAGGTTCGATTTCGCAGGCGACCCTGAAGCCGTTCGACTGCAGGGCATTCTCTCGGTCGCAACTGCCGAAGAGGCGACTGCAGAGATCACTGGGCTGGGGCCCGGGCATCCACTTTTCGCCAGTGTCGTGCAGGTCATCGAGTCGGTGCAATCGAACCGCTGA
- the infA gene encoding translation initiation factor IF-1 yields the protein MAKKDGVIEIEGAVVEALPNAMFRVELTNGHRVLAHISGKMRQHYIRILPEDRVIVELSPYDLTRGRIVYRYK from the coding sequence ATGGCCAAAAAAGACGGTGTCATCGAGATCGAGGGCGCAGTGGTCGAGGCTCTTCCCAACGCGATGTTTCGTGTTGAGTTGACCAACGGACACAGAGTTCTTGCCCACATTTCGGGCAAGATGCGACAGCACTACATCCGCATCCTCCCAGAGGACCGCGTGATTGTGGAGCTCAGCCCCTATGACCTCACCCGTGGTCGTATCGTTTACCGGTACAAATGA
- the rpmJ gene encoding 50S ribosomal protein L36 has protein sequence MKVNPSVKPICEHCRVIRRNGNVMVICKSNPRHKQRQG, from the coding sequence ATGAAGGTCAACCCCAGCGTCAAGCCCATCTGCGAGCACTGCCGCGTCATCCGACGCAACGGCAACGTGATGGTCATCTGCAAGTCGAACCCGCGCCACAAACAGCGCCAGGGCTGA